From the genome of Litoribrevibacter albus:
TCTTTACCTATCGCGCTGGCAATAGCGTTGTATAAGTCGATTTGTCTGACTGGTTTTTTTAGCCAGCCCTGAATATCAGAAATATCTGGTTTTCTCTGCATGGAAGAAATAATGATCAGACTGGTGTTAGCTATGTCTGGGTTGTTCCTGATTTCTTTGACCAGTTGTGAGCCATCCATTTCAGGCATCTGCATATCAATGAGTGCAACTGTATATGGCTGACCAGATTCGGCCGCGTTCTCAAGTAGTCGCAAAGCTTCCATAGCGTTATTCGTGGTGTCCAGTTTATCTGGCTGCCAGGGCTCGATAATTTTGGAATGGACTTTAATGCTGACGGGGCTGTCGTCGACAATGAGGATTCGTTCGCCTTCTAGAGTCATTATTTCCTGTTGTGGGGCGACTTTAGTAATGACAGGCAGTTCGACTTTAAAATAGAACTCGGAACCTTCATTTTTCTTGCTGGTAACATCTATGGTGCCACCCATCGCATGAACCAGGTGTCGGCAAATTACCAGCCCTAATCCTGACCCTCCATACTGCCGACTGTGGGAGCTATCAACCTGGGAGAAGGGTTTGAAGAGATACTCCTGTTGTTTGGGACTGATGCCAATGCCAGTGTCTTTCACCTCGAAGCATATGCCATCAGGATCTTGATGAACTGTGAAAGATACTTCGCCGTGATCGGTGAATTTTATTGCATTGTTTAGAAGATTGATCAGCACTTGGCTGAGTCGGGTAGGGTCACCTTCTACCCGGTAGGGTAAGGCCGAATCAAAATTACAGTTAAATTGCAGCATTTTTTCTTCCGCTGCATTCACGAGTAAGGTGGCCGTTTCTTCTAGCAGTTCTATCAGGTTGAATTCAATGGTTTCGAGGGTTAGTTTACCCGCTTCAATTTTCGAGAAGTCCAGAATGTCGTTAATAACGGAGAGTAACAGATCACTGGAGGTGGACGCGGTCTTAATGAAGTGTATCTGGTGTTCGTTCAGTTCTGTTTTACGCAGTAGATGAAGCATTCCCATGATGCCATTCAGAGGTGTTCTGATTTCGTGACTCATATTGGCTAGAAATTGGGACTTCGCTTTATTCGCTTTGATGGCATCGTCGCGCGCATTTTCCAGTTCTTGGGTACGAAGTTTTACTCTTTCCTCCATGAACGCAATCGACTGCTCCAGCTTGAGATTGATGGTATGTAACTCAAGGCTTTTCTTTTCAAGTAATGACTCGGCCATTAAACGAGCGCGTTTTTCCCTTTCGTATCGCTTTTGCCACTTGTTGTCTTGATCATCCATAGTTAGAGCACTTTTATTTTGAAGATACCGTTATTTTGAAGATGCTTTGATAAAGCCCTTGATCGACACTGTCTTCCCGGGTTATCTCAAGGATTTGATTATAGAATTCAGCGCTTCCTACAATCAGCCCCTGAGCCAGATCCGCCAGATTTCTGCTGGATTGATAAATAAAGATCGACTCCCCGTTCTGCGAGGATTCATGCTTGAAGGTAGGCAGTTCAGAATCAGGGTAGAGCTTGCGAACTTCCACGTGAATGTGTTCTTCGACTTCTTTAAGAAGGCTCAACGCAGAATCACAATTCGTATAAAAATCAGAAAACTTTTCGGAAAAGGTTCGGGCAAGGTATTGGCCGAATTTATGAAGCCATTCGTTAACAGGGCACTGACTTATTTCACTTAACTTAGTAATCAGTTCAACCAACTCCTGGTAATCATAGGTGCCTACAGAGGTATAGGCTCCGCCAGATGCTGTGTTGGTTAACTCAATGAGCTGATCCACCATGTCGAGGTCATACTGCTCCTCAACCATGTTAAAAAACTCTGTGAATACAATCCCTTTCATAATTCCCGTCCACCGGTCAGGTTTTATTCATGCATGGTCTTGTTAATTGAGTGTCTTACTGTTGGCCATTTGATCGTTGGTTTCAGTGTAGTCGGAATGACCAGTTTATAAAGTCCGGTTTCTGGATCGCTTCATTCAGGAATCTGAGTGATGGATTTACTAGCTGAGATTAGGCTGGCACTAGTGTTCGGGGATGGGCAGGGTCTATTAGCGTGGTGAATTCACGGATACCACAGCAGCTGACAGGTTGAATAAGATCGCTGGTTTGCGATCTTATTCATTCGTCGAAGGCAGGCGTGTCTTATGCTTTCTTAACAAACTGAGATTTCAGCATCATGTCGCCGGCACCATCAACTTTACAGTCAATGTCATGGTCGCCATCTACAAAGCGTTTGATAGTTGCTTTGGTGCCGATCTTCAAAACGGTTGAGCTGCCTTTTACTTTAAGGTCTTTAATCAGCGTTACTTTATCGCCTTCGCTCAGCAGGGTTCCATTAGCGTCTTTCAGGATCAACGCATCTTCGTCCACGGCGGCTTCATTCGGGTTCCACTCGTTCGCACACTCCGGGCAAATCAGCATGTCCTGGTCTTGATACACGTATTCAGACTGACATTTAGGGCAAGGAGGCAAAGTAGAAGTCATGCTGTTCTCTCTTATATGGATTAGAAAGGCGCACATTATACATGGTTTTTATGAAATCTTGGACAAAATTGAAAACAGATAAGGATCTGTTTTCAATGATGGGCACTGTCTTGAGTATTGATAATCTAGCCAGAGTTTCCCTAGAGTTCGTTGGAGGGCCGTTTAGGTTTAATCTGGCAGAATCCTTGAGGTGGCACATCGAGTGCAGCATTGAATTTACTGGATAGGTTTTGAAAGGAAATAATTGCCGTTAATTCGATGATCTCATCTTCCGAGAAATACTGTTCTAACCAATGTCGGTCATGATCAGTGACCTGACGGTCGGAATAGGTGATTGCTTCTCCGTAATTCAATGCCGCCTTTTCTTTGTCTGAGAATTGATTGCTGTCCCTAAAGGTTTCCAACTCATCTAATTGTTGTTCACTGTTGCCCCGACGCGATACCATCATTGAATTGATGTCGACACAAAAAGCGCAGTGATTAATTTGTGAGATTCGGACAGTAAGCAGTGAGCGCAACGCCGGTGAAATAGGGGAGCTTTTTCGATCCAGAGCTCCGTAAAGTAATGCGACTGCGGTAAATACCTTGGGTGATCTGCCCCAGAGTTTTCCAGGCTCTAATACTTCCCCATAGCGACGCTTTTGATTCCGGAAAAACAGACGAACATACCAAGGGTATTGGGATAACGCTTTTGGTTTAATCCAGCCGGAAGTCATTTGTCGTTTCTCCTGGGCGTCAATCTTGGTGAGCATCGGTATCGTTATGAGGATGGGGTGTTTTCTCCAGTAAATAGTGTACCAACGCATTTAAATCCCGATCAGACATTTGCCATCTTGGCATTAGCTCATCAAGTGCTTCTCCATCAGGACGAATGCCTTCCACAATTGCTCGTTTCAATGAACGTTCATCGTATGTTTCATGATGATGGCCATCTCCGCTGTGATCACCTGACAACGCATGGGCTGTTAATGCCGGGGCTGTTTCCCAAAACCAGGGCCACATGCGTTGGCCTCCTTGCCGATCCGGGCCGTGACAGGTAGCACAACTGCCTCCGTGCATTTGCATGTGATGATGGCCACCGACGGCTTGTATTGGGCTGTTAGAGTCAGACTGGCCGGTCAGATAAATGCGTTCTCCAGTGCTTTGATAGCTCGATTTACTGTAGTCCGTCATATGAGAGTGCATGGAATCAGAGCAACTACTCAGTGCAACAGCTGCCGCAATTACGAATAGAGCTTTCATATCGTTGTCTCCCTTACCTGTATTCAAACTTCAATGATTATAAAGAGTTATAGCGAATAGTGCGGATAAAAGAGATGAAAACTTATCGGCATTTGGATGTTTTCACTATATTTACCTGATCTCTGGTCTTTTTACTTTTCAAAAACCGGCAGATTTTCTTGATATGCCAATCTGGATGTATGTTATGCCAATAGCAAATTGTGTTGTGAATAAGGATTTCATAGAGCAGGTCGATGAGACCTATGGCTTAGTTGAACTTTGGGCAGACGCATCCAGTAAATCCTCTGAACACATGACAATGAATATTGTTTATAGCGATGAACAGTATGGCAACCGGTATGCTGTCATGGCTCATTTATTCTTACCGACACTGTGGTCGGCGGAAGAGGTTTCGTCACTGCAACTGGGGTTGGCTAAAGCGCTTGCCTGTTATTTTCAGACGCCTCTTAATGACATTCATGTTATTACCACAAGCGTTGTATCTGGCATGGTTGTGGAGCAGGGGAAGGAAGTCATCTGGTAATAGATGTCCTCTGGCGGTAATTATGAATAGCTGATATCCGTAAGTTGAACCCATTGGTTATGCTTACGGATATCATAGCTGAAGCGAAGAAGGTAAGTGTTTAAAGGATGTGGTTATCTCTTGGATAGCCACATCCTTCTTTGACCTTTCAGGTTAGATGACCATCATCTTTTCACTCCTGATTTACGGGACTGCAGCTCAAGCTGTGAACGACGCCTAGATTGCAGAATCAGCAATCCAAGCAATATCAGAAGCCCATTACCGATGGCACCGCCGCCGCTTCCTTTGCTGAATATTGAACGACTGCTGTCTTCTACACTCGCGCTAAGAGCTCCAACACCGCCCGGATCTTCCACACTGCCATTGGTCAATTGATCTGAATCGTTAGGTCCGCCATCTTCGATGGTTAACTCAACACACCAGTGACCTGTGGTCAATCCTGGCTGGTATTCACTGCTACCAGGAGGAGGGCAGAAACCTGATTCACCCGGAGCAGAAGCCAGTGCGTTATTGGCATCTTCTACAAAGGTAAACCAGCTGCCTTGATGGAACTTACGATAGACCGGGTTTTCCGGTATCGCTTGTCGCTGCGGAATAACGACTTTAACGCTGTCTCCCTCTTGCGGAAGTTCACTGACAACAAAGTCAAAATAGCCACCAACATTGCTGATATTGTCGTTCGGAATCGTTGACTCAGTTTGAATGTCATCGTTGCTGAGACCTGCACCATCGGCACCATTATTTAGGGCCAGGCTGCCAATAGCCAGTTGGACACCAGGATCGGCTTCAATCAGGAAGACACTTCCATCGGTGATGTTTTCGTTAAGTACGTTCGGAAGAGGGACGCTATCCAGGTAATTAGGCTGACCATCCCCATCGCTGTCGGCGAATCCTTCTTCTGAATCAGGAATTGAGTCGCCGTCAGAATCCGAATCGTCAGAGAGAACTGGTACCGCTGGAATAACAAGGAACTGAACATGACTTGATTTGACGAGTGGTGGATTACCGCTGTCAGTGACTGTCACCGTTGCCTTATAGACTCCTGGGGTGAGGCTGGCTGGGTTCAGCGTCGCCAGGCTTTCATTCGTGCCCGTAACGCTTGCTTGTGGGAAGCTCCAGTCATAGGTATGGGTGTCATCCGGGTTCGGATCAAATACATTGGCCGTGAAGCTGACGTCTCCTCCATCCTGGGCAACAATTCTGACCTCGCTTGCCTCTTGTTCAACAGAGATGGTTATTTGAGGGGGCACATTCTGTTCGACGATGGTCGCGGTATGGGTATCTTTAATACCGAAGTTACCTTCACCACTCAGTTGAGCAACAATGGTTTCATTACCTTCGTTGATGTTGTCTTTCACTACCGTAAAGGTGATCGTTTGTTCGACGGCTTGATCATCAAACACAACGGTATCGGCCACCAAATCATGATCCGCCTCGGTTGCAGTACCTGAAACTGTATAAGCAACGTTGAATGGATAAACCGGGGCTGTGCCATTAAGAACGATTCTGAATTGAGTAGATCCGCCTTCACCTATTTGCTGATCTTTACTCAGTGAAATGAGAGGGAACACTCTTAGCGTTTGTTCTGCTTGAACGCTATTACCCGCCGCATCCGTAGCACTCCAACTGAGTACATGCACACCAGGGGCTAGAGGAGTTTGGTCACTCTCCAAGGTAGCTGTAACCACACCATCCAATCCGTCAATTGCTTCAGGTGGTGTCAGTGTTGGGAACTCGGTAAACAAGCCAGTGGCATTGATATCCAATGCGGCAAGCGCGCTGAAGACTGGCGGGTAGTCATCCGCAAGCGGGTTAGTGTTCTGGGTTTGTTCTTCCAGGTTGGTAACACCGTCACCGTCTGCATCCCCATTCGCATCACTGCTGTCCAGAGGATTGAAGTTGTTTGCCAGTTCAAACTCATCGGTCATACCGTCATTGTCGTCATCGCTATCTAACGCATCGGAAACACCGTCTCTGTCGGTATCTGCTTCAACGTTAATGCTGAATGAAGCCAGTGAGGTATTGGCGCTGCCATCTGAAACCGTAAGCACTATGTCGCTGTAGGTGCCTACGATTGCGGTGGAGCCTGTTAACGTACCGGTTGCAGCGTCAAGTGTGAGCCAGTTTGGTAGATTGGTTGCAGTGACCGTTAATGCATCTGCTTCAACATCACCCAGTGTAGGTGTAAAGCTGTAGCTCTCGTCCTGCACAATGTCTGTGGTAGGTGTACCACTGATGGTTGGGGCATCATTCACTGACAAGACGGTGATATCCACAGTGACCGTATCTGAACTTTCACTGCTGTCGTCCAATACGCTGTAGGTAAAGCTATCAGAGCCGTTGAAATCAGTATTAGGAGTATAGGTTTGCGTACCGTCACCGTTATCAGTAAGGGACCCGTTACTGACATTCGTTACGATAGAAACAGAAGTCACATCTAACGTGCCATCTACATCCATGTCATTACTGAGGATATCCAGAACGGATGGCGTATCTTCATCGATGCTATAGCTGTCAGCGTTAGCTAAAGGCGCATCATTGACCGCTTGAACGGTCAGAGTGACGGTTCCTGGAGATGACCACTCACCCTGATTATCCTGAACGCGATAGGTTAGGGTGTCTTCACCATTGAAATCACTGTTTGGCGTATATTCGATGGCACCGCTGGTGGTGTTGACTACGGTTGTACCACTCGAAGGCGCGGTCACTACTTCGACGCTGGTGGCATCAAGGGTACCATCGACATCGCTGTCATTACCTAACACATTGATGGTATGGGCCACATCTTCCAGCAGTGTTGCCGTATCGTTCACTGCAACCGGTGCATCATTAATGCTGGTAACGGTCACAGTGATTGTTGCCGCATTTGAGGTGCCATCCGCATCGTCTTTAACGGTATAGGTGAAGGTGTCGCTTCCGTTAAAATCGGCTGATGGGGTATAGCTGATTTCACCCGTCGTTGCATCCACACTTGTGGCGCCATTGGTCGGGCTGGTTTGAACTGACACAGTCGTAGCATCAATAGTTCCGTCTATGTCGCTGTCATTGGTCAGAACATTTATGACGACAGAACTGTCTTCATCAACGGTGGCAGAGTCATCTGTCGCGGTTGGAAGGTCATTAACACTGGTAACATTGATGGTTACAGTTGCGGTATTAGAGGTTGCGCCATTACCGTCTTCAATGGTGTAGGTAAAGGTATCTGAACCATTGAAGTCTGTATTTGGTGTGTAGTCCACCTGACCGCTATTTACTACCGCAGATCCTTCGCTTGGACTGCTAATAATAGTGATGGTGGATGAATCAACGGCATCGCCACTATCCACATCGGTATCGTTACTGGCAACATCAATGGTCAGAGGTGTGTCTTCAGGGGTGCTGACCAGATCTGCAACGGCCACCGGCGCGTCATTGACTGCATTCACGGTGATGGTAACCGTAGCCG
Proteins encoded in this window:
- a CDS encoding hybrid sensor histidine kinase/response regulator, with amino-acid sequence MDDQDNKWQKRYEREKRARLMAESLLEKKSLELHTINLKLEQSIAFMEERVKLRTQELENARDDAIKANKAKSQFLANMSHEIRTPLNGIMGMLHLLRKTELNEHQIHFIKTASTSSDLLLSVINDILDFSKIEAGKLTLETIEFNLIELLEETATLLVNAAEEKMLQFNCNFDSALPYRVEGDPTRLSQVLINLLNNAIKFTDHGEVSFTVHQDPDGICFEVKDTGIGISPKQQEYLFKPFSQVDSSHSRQYGGSGLGLVICRHLVHAMGGTIDVTSKKNEGSEFYFKVELPVITKVAPQQEIMTLEGERILIVDDSPVSIKVHSKIIEPWQPDKLDTTNNAMEALRLLENAAESGQPYTVALIDMQMPEMDGSQLVKEIRNNPDIANTSLIIISSMQRKPDISDIQGWLKKPVRQIDLYNAIASAIGKETLSPDLPSNIQSRDSGSCYSFSGQKVLVVEDNLINQVVISELLSDCGLDIHIVNNGATAIKRVENDPFDLILMDIQMPVMDGLEATRQIRAKGGHYSTLPILALTANVLSDDIQTYINVGMNGHISKPIDHEELFTTLAGWLNAEKVSDRTASLIEPPLYELFAETLPGLDFSEGMKRLKGNLSVYKNILTTFLDSNRNTAAQIKQLIQQDQWLECTAITHGLKGSGGNLGAYEVYEQAADLERLCRSKNKPEALTLCSKLDISLQKLISGMESLKLRDWLEDSAPSVESDLLSELPPKKVLIQKFIDYLDSDISEAQSTLKQLRIQNHTESISSTLQTLEVTLDNFDIDQARHIATQILAEEVEDEA
- a CDS encoding heme NO-binding domain-containing protein, with translation MKGIVFTEFFNMVEEQYDLDMVDQLIELTNTASGGAYTSVGTYDYQELVELITKLSEISQCPVNEWLHKFGQYLARTFSEKFSDFYTNCDSALSLLKEVEEHIHVEVRKLYPDSELPTFKHESSQNGESIFIYQSSRNLADLAQGLIVGSAEFYNQILEITREDSVDQGLYQSIFKITVSSK
- a CDS encoding zinc ribbon domain-containing protein YjdM, which codes for MTSTLPPCPKCQSEYVYQDQDMLICPECANEWNPNEAAVDEDALILKDANGTLLSEGDKVTLIKDLKVKGSSTVLKIGTKATIKRFVDGDHDIDCKVDGAGDMMLKSQFVKKA
- a CDS encoding carboxymuconolactone decarboxylase family protein, which gives rise to MTSGWIKPKALSQYPWYVRLFFRNQKRRYGEVLEPGKLWGRSPKVFTAVALLYGALDRKSSPISPALRSLLTVRISQINHCAFCVDINSMMVSRRGNSEQQLDELETFRDSNQFSDKEKAALNYGEAITYSDRQVTDHDRHWLEQYFSEDEIIELTAIISFQNLSSKFNAALDVPPQGFCQIKPKRPSNEL
- a CDS encoding c-type cytochrome, which translates into the protein MKALFVIAAAVALSSCSDSMHSHMTDYSKSSYQSTGERIYLTGQSDSNSPIQAVGGHHHMQMHGGSCATCHGPDRQGGQRMWPWFWETAPALTAHALSGDHSGDGHHHETYDERSLKRAIVEGIRPDGEALDELMPRWQMSDRDLNALVHYLLEKTPHPHNDTDAHQD